From one Astatotilapia calliptera chromosome 10, fAstCal1.2, whole genome shotgun sequence genomic stretch:
- the LOC113030570 gene encoding uncharacterized protein LOC113030570 gives MILTGRSLCLPSRATVQELFSMAQDASIIPDISLDPVLTTFLSLDSSAALQHQYNFLQRSMSMEQQSTFNLNLTAKLGGSRVTCGGVGVVALALSMLFDQVAQQVRAQGSTEGPSLTQPSRLKRIFGISSSSRIGWIIHSFLTLIPGIANNQDQMAETTELYDNWLKFELLDHYDRMTTRKRMSSASMQQWLTGAVIHLHMRIHQARLQSVPLGSVESMRISYKTGLGHLVRGYTAYLRANIQETPAPGPQKPRTNAANRPKHANTSTITNMTCSNSLLVNGSQVGPSNKSATPSSTAGINRGCKTDEAGGDFGFNVLNGSNDTTMTGDTLYTSSRYSRTEDGSMLGLLVIEPSRNVSHSVQHHPCESPAIQEALVTRIINVQDLESNGNFFLYADGVFQSLLRQRDDFELRTN, from the exons ATGATCCTGACGGGCCGCAGTTTGTGTCTTCCTTCTCGAGCCACCGTCCAGGAGCTCTTCTCGATGGCTCAGGATGCCAGTATCATCCCTGATATCTCCTTGGATCCTGTTCTCACCACCTTCCTGTCGCTGGATTCGTCAGCAGCGTTGCAGCATCAGTACAACTTCTTACAGCGGAGCATGAGCATGGAGCAGCAGAGCACGTTCAACCTCAACCTGACGGCGAAGCTGGGGGGCAGCAGGGTAACCTGTGGAGGAGTGGGGGTTGTTGCTCTGGCTCTGTCCATGCTTTTTGATCAGGTTGCTCAACAG GTCCGAGCACAAGGATCAACAGAGGGTCCCTCGTTAACTCAACCATCCCGGCTTAAGAGGATTTTTGGCATCAGCAGCTCATCGAGAATCGGCTGGATTATCCACAGCTTCCTCACCCTTATCCCAGGCATCGCCAACAACCAGGATCAGATGGCTGAGACCACAGAGCTCTACGATAACTGGCTGAAATTTGAGCTTCTCGACCATTATGATAGGATGACCACAAGGAAGAGAATGAGTTCAGCGTCGATGCAGCAGTGGCTGACAGGAGCTGTAATTCACCTGCACATGAGAATCCACCAG GCCCGTCTGCAGTCTGTGCCATTAGGATCAGTTGAATCAATGCGCATTTCTTATAAGACGGGGTTAGGTCACCTGGTTCGGGGCTATACAGCCTACCTACGCGCAAACATCCAGGAGACTCCAGCTCCTGGTCCACAAAAACCAAGAACCAATGCTGCCAACAGACCTAAACATGCTAACACATCTACTATAACCAATATGACATGCTCCAACAGCCTCCTTGTTAATGGTAGCCAGGTTGGTCCAAGTAATAAATCTGCCACACCCAGTTCAACTGCAGGAATTAACAGAGGCTGTAAAACTGATGAAGCAGGTGGAGACTTTGGATTTAATGTCCTAAATGGAAGCAATGACACCACGATGACAGGAGACACCCTCTACACTTCATCCAGATACAGCAGGACGGAGGATGGCAGCATGCTTGGACTGTTAGTCATCGAGCCCTCGAGAAACGTGAGTCACAGTGTGCAGCATCACCCCTGTGAGTCTCCAGCCATACAAGAAGCTCTGGTGACTCGAATAATCAACGTGCAGGACCTGGAGAGCAACGGAAATTTTTTCCTGTATGCTGACGGAGTTTTTCAGAGCTTGCTAAGGCAGAGGGATGACTTCGAACTGAGGACAaattag